AAAACTTTAAAATTTGCCGGTAATTTTGCTCGCATGAAATCATCAAGCCTTGAAAGCCCTGATTTATTTATGCAGACAAAACCGCCTGTTTTTGTTGTAATTGCTGAAATTTTCACGCTTTCTCCGACCTCATCGCAGAATTTGAGCTTTAATGCCTCTTTGACCGTTATATTTGCCGGATGTGATTTGAGATAGCTATAAATCGCCTGAGCCTCGAAAACATCACCGCCCACGCTGTTAATTCGTAGTGTAATATTTTCGATTTGCCCTAAGTCTTTAATTTTATTTATGAGACCTTTTGCGCTGATGAGTCCCCATTTGTCGGAGTCAAAGTCCGCTATCTGGTCATAAAGCAAAATTTCAGCCGCGTTATTGCCCATTGCTGTAACTTTAAACATTTAGCAGTGTCATCTCCTGTCTTTCTCGTCTGAGTCAGTATCTTTTATAGTGCCTGTGTCTGCAAATCCTGCCTCACGACGTAATTTTTCTTCTTTTATTCGTTAACGGTGATTTAATTCCCAGTCCCCGCCGGTGAGTTCTGCTGTCTCTCGCTGTCTTGTGCTGAAGCCGTTTTCTACACGTAAAATTGCCGCGTTGACTTCTTTTACTGGGTCTAATTGTCCCTGACTCGGCCCGTTCCATTCTGCCCACGAGTAGGCATAACGAATCATGGGATCATCAAAGAATCCCGGAGCCTTGACTCTACCTTTTAGGACTGCCTCAGATAGCCACTCTTCATAAATCGGCTGACAGAAATTATTTGACCACCATTTGCGCCAGTAATTAAATAATTTCCATGCCTCTAGTAATGCACCGCGACTCGCTGAATATGAACTCTCAAAATTTAAGAATAATACTTCTGCGGGAATTCCCAGCGCGCTCCCTATTTGACGCACAAGAGCCATAACAAACGCCTCAAATGCTGTATTAGGCCGTGCAGGTGAGACTGAAACGGGCTTAGTTCTTAACGGCAAATCCGCGATCATTCCGTACATGTCATTCATTCCGATAGTGGATAAATTTTTCTTCCAGTCGTCAAGAGCCTCGTTTTCTTCCTGAATTCCTAAATCATTTGCATAATTCTCGCCGCCTAACTGGTCATCGTTCTCGTCTCGCGGCTCATGCTCGAAAAATATCGCGAAAATCCCCCCGATAACTGCTGCCATGAGTTCAGCGTCAGAATATCGACCTAATTGCTTTAAAGTCTCAATCACAGGTGCTAAGAATGGGACTCCTCTGTGCTGTCCAATTCGCTCAAATGGTAGTAAATGCAAAATATTTCTCCGTCCTGATAAATGACCGAATGCCGGAATTCTTGTATATTCGAGCCTCTTTTGCCCGGCAAGTTCACTGTCAGGATGACGATTTGCAATATAATACGCCGTAGGTGTGCCGTCATCGTTGAATTCGACTCCTCCGTCAATTAGTACTCCATAGGGCTTAAAAAATGGATCGTGCAGCCTGTCGCCCTCAATGAGTGAAATTCTTAAATCGTACGGAAAATTGCGAGTCTTCCTCATGGGTAAAAGCACAACCGCGTCGCCATTGAGTAATACTGACTTGAATCACAAAGATTGAAGCTCGTAGAAATTCATATAGCGTGTAATATCGCAATTTTTACTATCTGCCCAGAAACAAAATTCGCGCTCTTCTTCCCATTCTGCGGCCTGTTCTTCAGTGAGTCCCAGTGAGTCAGCTCCGATCCTGCAATTAAGAGTAAGTCCCGGCCCGACTGAATCAAGCACGATTCTATCTATTGCACCTCGACCGAGCGGCCCGCCACCTGCGTATAAGTCCCGTGAACGTTCCCGCAATAATTCGAGATTGTCCGTTATGTCTTCAGCTGGAGATTTTGAAGTCGAGAACCAGCCCGAAACGCTTATAAAAAATTTTTATTCTATGAATGCACTAAAATAGAGTACTTACGCGTTTTAATTTCCGGACCATTTCGGTTTTAAGATTTTATATAAAGTAATGACTACACAAATTTTTTATAAATCATTCACAACGCAAACGGTTAGCACTATCAGAAGATAGCATGTTGTAGAAATTATGATTAAAATATTATGTTTAGATTCCCAGTATTCATAGTATTTCTCACTATATTATGAGCTGTTGCATTAATACCGCAAATTTGATAAAGAGCAGTAATTTCATCGTGAATTATATTTTTTTGCATGACTTTCTATCACCTCATAGGCGTAGGTATGGGTTGCAAAGTAGAAATAAAAGCTTTACTATCTTGATTTTCAATAATTTTAAAAGCTGGTGTAGAACCAAAAGTTATTACATAAGCATGATGTACTGATAAAACTAAATCTTGAAGAGTATTATCATCTTCCAACATATCAACATGTAGTCCTATTTCCTTGCAAAAATTAGCTTTGAAATGTCTGTTGTGTACTTTTTGAAGAATCATGCTCATTAAGATTTGCAATAATTTTATCAATAACAGCTCTATCTTCTTCCTTATTTTTATTAAACATGCATGAGCCAAGCCACTCTCTAACGAGTTCTGTCGAAAGGTTTATTGCATCAATAGCAGTTTTCATAAAAGCTGCAGGATATTGTTGTAACTTAATAGCCCAATATTGTGCATTAGCAGGGTTGTTAAGTAAATCATCCTTTGCTTCCTGAAATTCAGACATTATATTGTACGCTGGAATGCCATTAAATTGAGGGTCAATAGGTCCGAGACTGGATTGTATTCCCATGATAATTTTCTTTGCTGAACATGCAATCATAGTTCCAGCTGACATAGCAAGATGAGGGACAATAACGCGAATATCAGAAGAAAATTTTTTCCTTAAATAATTAATAATAGCTTCAGCAGCAACTGGCGAACCTCTGGGAGTATGTAGAATTAAATTCAATCCTTTTGTGCAATCCATGTTATGTACACAGTTCATAAAACCATTCATATCAGAATCATTTATATCGAGATTTTGAACAGATTGTTTAGTAAGCCATGAAGAATAATAAGCAATTATATTGCGTTTTGTGTACTCGGAAAGTTTTTTTAAATATTTTCGCCTAACTATGTCAAAATTAGTTGCTATCTCAAAAATTTGTATTTCCTTGATAATTTCACTCCAATCCGGCATATTAAACTCCTTCTTTATAAAATTATTATTGTTATAAATATCTTTCTTAAATTCTTGTCGTTATCTCATAAATAATCGCAATGTCAAAATCTCATTCCCCTAATCGCGAAAATATTTCGTCTCGCTCTAGGTTTGCAGAATTTGTATACTTCATCAGTGAAATGTCCCGCGCTGTCAATGCAGACACAAGCAATTCCTAATCTCTCACCGTCCGAATAACTCCAAGTTTTTAGCAAGAAATCATCTAAAGCCTGCCAGACATCTTTTTGTCCCGGATCTCCATAAAATACGCGATACTCTATGCCCCATGATTCATGGCCAACGCCCCAGCCTACTACTTCACATTCAAGCCTGTCATCTTGTGTGTCTACTCCGCATGTGAGAACTAATACGCCGTCCGGTAATTCTGCGTTATATTCTTCACGGTGAGACTCTAAAGCCTCAACTTCAATTGTGCCTTCTGTCGCTTCATATGGAAGTCCTAAAGCTGTATTCCACCAGCCTTTTATGCCCTCCTCGCCCTTGTGTAAAGCCTCGTGATAATCCTTAATTAGGCCGCTCCAAGTAGCCCACGGGGATGCAAAAGCATTCATATGAAAGCCGCGTATCTTTTTCTCGTCCGGATTGCTGGCTATCCACTTCCCGCGCTCCTGTCCTGCTTTCCATTCAACTTCATTGTGAACACTGCCGCATTTAACGCAAGTCATAACAGGTTCGGGCAAGTCCTTATATTTTATCTGCTCCCATGAAAACGCGTTAAATTCTCCGCATGTCGGACAAGGTACGCACCATTCTTCTTTGCTGCTTAACTCAAAATCTTTATAAATATTTGATGTCTGTAAAAGTGTAGGCGTGCTGACTTCAAGAATTCGCCTGTTCCAGAAATTTTGTGTACGCTTAATTGCTAGAGTCAAGGGATCGCCTTCTTTACCCGTTGAAACTGGGTAGCGGTCAACCTCATCACAAAGCAAAATCCTAATCGGCCTAGCAGCTAATGAAACCGGCGAATTTGTTGCAGCAATCGTGATATGACCTCCAACAAATTTTTTATGCATTAAAGTATTACCAGAATCACGACTGCGGGGATCTTTCACTTTTTCGCTCAAAACAGGCGTGTCTCGAATCATCGGCGCGAGTCTGTCCTTAGAAAAACTCAATCCCATATCAAGCGTAGGATTAAGCACTAAAATAGGGCTTGGCTCTTGATCAACAAAATAACCGATGACGTTCAGCAAAATTTCAGTCTTGCC
This genomic window from Synergistaceae bacterium contains:
- a CDS encoding ATP-dependent Clp protease proteolytic subunit, which codes for MFKVTAMGNNAAEILLYDQIADFDSDKWGLISAKGLINKIKDLGQIENITLRINSVGGDVFEAQAIYSYLKSHPANITVKEALKLKFCDEVGESVKISAITTKTGGFVCINKSGLSRLDDFMRAKLPANFKVLQEWDLPMPENTQNQVIQSAQNGANSANYGT
- a CDS encoding phage portal protein; amino-acid sequence: MRKTRNFPYDLRISLIEGDRLHDPFFKPYGVLIDGGVEFNDDGTPTAYYIANRHPDSELAGQKRLEYTRIPAFGHLSGRRNILHLLPFERIGQHRGVPFLAPVIETLKQLGRYSDAELMAAVIGGIFAIFFEHEPRDENDDQLGGENYANDLGIQEENEALDDWKKNLSTIGMNDMYGMIADLPLRTKPVSVSPARPNTAFEAFVMALVRQIGSALGIPAEVLFLNFESSYSASRGALLEAWKLFNYWRKWWSNNFCQPIYEEWLSEAVLKGRVKAPGFFDDPMIRYAYSWAEWNGPSQGQLDPVKEVNAAILRVENGFSTRQRETAELTGGDWELNHR
- a CDS encoding phage portal protein; protein product: MSVSGWFSTSKSPAEDITDNLELLRERSRDLYAGGGPLGRGAIDRIVLDSVGPGLTLNCRIGADSLGLTEEQAAEWEEEREFCFWADSKNCDITRYMNFYELQSL
- a CDS encoding phage terminase large subunit family protein: MTEDESRVQQLFLNNNTVWLPPPDLKISQWADRFRRILIEASAEPGQWRTSRAEYQREIMDAISDTLIERVVVMTAAQVGKTEILLNVIGYFVDQEPSPILVLNPTLDMGLSFSKDRLAPMIRDTPVLSEKVKDPRSRDSGNTLMHKKFVGGHITIAATNSPVSLAARPIRILLCDEVDRYPVSTGKEGDPLTLAIKRTQNFWNRRILEVSTPTLLQTSNIYKDFELSSKEEWCVPCPTCGEFNAFSWEQIKYKDLPEPVMTCVKCGSVHNEVEWKAGQERGKWIASNPDEKKIRGFHMNAFASPWATWSGLIKDYHEALHKGEEGIKGWWNTALGLPYEATEGTIEVEALESHREEYNAELPDGVLVLTCGVDTQDDRLECEVVGWGVGHESWGIEYRVFYGDPGQKDVWQALDDFLLKTWSYSDGERLGIACVCIDSAGHFTDEVYKFCKPRARRNIFAIRGMRF